Proteins from a single region of Myxococcales bacterium:
- a CDS encoding ABC transporter permease subunit, translated as MGLDDLPRPKPVGIRIRILIGLILAGAIAVSLLDLHLQDLMPSSGGLATAGKFFSRALSPALQSEGRFVPADAPPLLSVALRATWTTLITGAAAMSLSLVLGVILGFAASSAWWSNPGIDGGKGTLGFMQRSIAPAVCGLSRLTIILMRSVHELMWAVLFLAAIGLNSLAAVIAIAIPYGGTLAKMFSELVDEAPRDSAHSLRGLGASGFQTYCFALLPRALPDLIAYAFYRFECVLRSSAVLGFFGFPTLGLYIRQSFSATNYGEVWTFLYALLALVILADTWSGAVRKRVLA; from the coding sequence ATGGGTCTTGATGATCTCCCCCGGCCAAAGCCGGTCGGAATCCGCATCCGCATATTGATCGGTCTCATTTTGGCCGGTGCGATTGCAGTCTCCCTGTTGGATCTGCACCTGCAAGATCTGATGCCCTCTTCGGGTGGCCTCGCAACGGCGGGCAAGTTCTTCTCCCGCGCATTGTCGCCAGCGCTTCAATCGGAGGGCCGCTTCGTTCCCGCCGACGCACCGCCGCTGCTCTCCGTCGCATTGCGTGCGACCTGGACAACGCTCATTACCGGGGCCGCTGCAATGAGCCTTTCCCTGGTTCTCGGAGTCATCCTCGGGTTTGCCGCTTCGTCGGCGTGGTGGAGCAATCCGGGGATCGACGGCGGCAAAGGGACGCTGGGTTTCATGCAACGCTCGATTGCTCCAGCGGTGTGTGGGCTCAGCCGCTTGACGATCATCCTGATGCGCTCGGTCCACGAATTGATGTGGGCCGTATTGTTTCTCGCCGCGATCGGTCTCAATAGCCTCGCGGCTGTAATTGCCATCGCGATCCCCTACGGCGGCACCCTCGCCAAGATGTTTTCCGAACTCGTGGACGAGGCACCGCGGGACAGCGCGCACTCCTTGCGCGGGCTCGGTGCTTCGGGCTTTCAAACGTACTGCTTCGCCTTGCTTCCCCGGGCGCTACCGGATCTCATCGCCTACGCGTTCTACCGCTTCGAATGCGTGTTGCGTTCGTCCGCCGTCCTCGGATTCTTTGGCTTTCCAACCCTCGGGCTCTATATCCGCCAATCGTTCAGCGCCACCAACTATGGTGAGGTGTGGACCTTCCTCTATGCATTGCTGGCCTTGGTGATTCTCGCGGACACCTGGAGTGGAGCCGTTCGCAAGCGAGTCTTGGCATGA